One segment of Sesamum indicum cultivar Zhongzhi No. 13 linkage group LG4, S_indicum_v1.0, whole genome shotgun sequence DNA contains the following:
- the LOC105160410 gene encoding probable membrane-associated kinase regulator 6 isoform X1: MYVYICITVELEKHPLQPTLYIYTLKLQKETRFFLPFFYVTYQTAPMETTLQSPSIESFSYSWLANLKPSSFEDSLIASIDPSDHDEASFIEMDPRLPPSKRFIRVSSDFGFDFPVSDSPLGLVHADELISNGFLVPLFVKDMKMDRFEVEDDYHTSTASTSSSTQKTGRVRCASLRRCQRLSKRFFEKYLKFLLRPLFYRRHRGHQFESGNMRMSTNRNWEFSAATSPRTSLAYSADDNWRRSCDSESSIYEAVLHCKRTQGK; the protein is encoded by the exons ATGTATGTGTACATATGCATTACGGTAGAGCTAGAAAAGCATCCTTTACAACCAaccttgtatatatataccttaaaACTCCAGAAAGAGACTCGGTTTTTTCTCCCATTCTTTTACGTGACCTATCAAACAGCTCCCATGGAAACTACTCTGCAGTCTCCCTCCATAGAGAGTTTCTCATATAGTTGGCTGGCTAACTTAAAGCCCTCATCGTTCGAGGACTCGTTAATAGCCTCCATTGACCCATCTGATCATGATGAAGCTTCTTTCATAGAAATGGATCCAAGATTGCCACCCTCCAAGAGATTCATCAGAGTTTCTTCTGATTTTGGTTTCGACTTCCCCGTCTCCGACTCCCCATTAGGCCTTGTTCATGCTGATGAGCTCATTTCCAATGGCTTCCTCGTGCCTCTCTTTGTCAAGGACATGAAAATGGATCGGTTTGAGGTTGAAGACGACTATCACACGTCCACAGCTTCCACCTCTTCATCAACTCAGAAAACGGGACGTGTTCGTTGTGCATCGTTGAGGAGGTGCCAAAGATTGTCGAAACGGTTCTTTGAGAAGTACTTGAAGTTTCTGTTAAGGCCTCTCTTCTACAGACGGCACCGAGGACATCAGTTTGAGAGTGGCAATATGAGAATGAGCACAAACAGGAACTGGGAATTCTCTGCTGCAACATCTCCTAGAACTAGTTTAGCTTATTCTGCTGATGATAACTGGCGCAGGTCTTGTGATTCTGAGAGCTCAATCTATGAAGCTGTGCTCCACTGCAAGAGAACTCAGG GTAAATAA
- the LOC105160684 gene encoding S-type anion channel SLAH2 translates to MESSKQNHLAEEGSSEALPSLIKAITANELAGFDSVEEHQDLNRRLKSTLVHPLSTSIFGIEAAAMENENDLSKPQRTHSVSISMPPSPVAAHLHNTNRVLFRDEETVLENDNPNSAATVSLQTQRAKFYSQPMPKGCALNEAITSGTSSNLPVRNPRIDKLKDKRFDSFKTWSGRLERQLSNLRGKHREESEQEPQPQHRAEVENLPVDRYFDALEGPELDTLRASEEILLPEDKKWPFLLRFPISSFGICLGVSSQAIMWKALASSASTKFLHVSPDINLVLWIISIALVLIVAIIYALKVIFYFEAVRREYYHPIRVNFFFAPWIAFLFLALGVPPSVSQTLHASLWYILMTPIFCLELKIYGQWMSGGQRRLSKVANPSNHLSVVGNFVGALLGATMGLKEGPIFFFAVGLAHYTVLFVTLYQRLPTNETLPKELHPVFFLFVAAPSVASMAWARIQGSFDYGSRIAYFIALFLYFSLAVRVNFFRGFRFSLAWWAYTFPMTGAAIATIRYSDVATSIVSRTLTIVLCIVATLIVSALLVTTIIHAFVLGDLFPNDIAIAISKRRPKTTRRWYHRRSGSSDTKVEEYLKYSNSDSKDIEGSTNSSNKQEMSGSLHKNVERHHSHDVLEPCKFDVFL, encoded by the exons ATGGAGAGTagcaaacaaaatcatttGGCAGAGGAAGGTTCTTCCGAAGCACTCCCATCATTGATCAAAGCTATTACTGCAAATGAGCTGGCTGGTTTTGATAGTGTTGAAGAACATCAAGATTTGAACCGTCGACTCAAATCAACTCTTGTTCATCCTTTGAGCACCTCGATTTTC GGAATTGAAGCAGCTGCCATGGAGAATGAAAACGATCTTTCTAAGCCACAAAGGACTCATTCTGTTTCCATTAGCATGCCACCTTCTCCTGTTGCTGCCCATCTACACAACACAAACAGAGTTCTCTTTAGAGATGAAGAAACAGTTCTGGAAAATGATAATCCCAATTCTGCTGCTACTGTTAGTCTTCAGACACAACGGGCTAAATTTTATTCTCAGCCTATGCCTAAAGGTTGTGCACTTAATGAGGCCATCACTAGTGGAACTTCTTCCAACCTTCCAGTAAGGAATCCCAGGATTGATAAGCTGAAAGATAAAAGATTTGACTCTTTCAAGACATGGTCAGGTAGACTCGAGAGGCAACTATCAAATCTGCGGGGTAAACATCGTGAAGAATCTGAGCAAGAGCCTCAGCCTCAACATCGTGcagaagttgaaaatttaCCCGTGGATAGATACTTTGACGCCTTGGAGGGACCTGAACTGGATACGTTACGC GCTTCAGAAGAAATACTTCTTCCAGAAGACAAGAAATGGCCGTTCCTTCTGCGTTTTCCCATCTCCTCCTTCGGTATCTGTCTTGGCGTTAGCAGCCAAGCCATTATGTGGAAAGCTCTGGCATCCTCTGCATCGACAAAGTTCCTCCACGTGAGCCCGGATATCAATCTTGTGCTCTGGATAATATCCATTGCTCTCGTCTTGATTGTGGCTATCATTTATGCTCTCAAAGTAATTTTCTACTTTGAAGCTGTTCGTCGTGAGTATTACCACCCGATACGTGTTAACTTCTTCTTTGCTCCCTGGATCGCCTTTCTGTTCTTGGCTCTCGGAGTTCCACCATCCGTTTCTCAAACTCTGCATGCATCTCTGTGGTACATTCTTATGACCCCAATATTTTGCCTCGAGCTTAAGATCTATGGGCAATGGATGTCGGGAGGACAACGGAGGCTTTCCAAGGTAGCAAATCCCTCAAACCACCTCTCGGTAGTTGGAAATTTTGTTGGTGCGCTGCTTGGAGCGACAATGGGGCTAAAAGAAGGAcctattttcttctttgctgTTGGATTGGCTCATTACACAGTCTTATTTGTAACTCTTTACCAACGACTGCCAACAAACGAGACGCTCCCAAAAGAGCTCCACCCGGTTTTCTTTCTGTTTGTTGCTGCACCTAGTGTTGCCTCGATGGCTTGGGCGAGGATTCAAGGGTCATTTGATTATGGATCACGGATTGCTTACTTCATCGCCTTGTTCCTTTATTTCTCCCTG GCTGTTCGTGTTAATTTCTTCCGAGGCTTCAG GTTCTCATTGGCTTGGTGGGCTTATACCTTCCCAATGACGGGTGCTGCCATTGCCACGATCAGGTACTCGGACGTGGCAACAAGCATAGTGAGCAGAACTCTAACTATTGTCCTCTGCATTGTGGCTACACTTATAGTGTCAGCACTACTTGTGACGACCATCATCCACGCCTTTGTTCTCGGGGACCTATTCCCAAACGACATTGCCATTGCAATCAGCAAGAGGAGGCCAAAAACAACACGAAGATGGTACCACAGGAGGTCTGGCAGCTCAGACACCAAGGTTGAAGAGTACCTTAAGTACTCAAATTCAGATAGCAAAGACATCGAGGGTTCTACTAATAGTTCTAATAAGCAAGAGATGTCTGGTTCTCTTCACAAAAATGTCGAACGCCATCACTCTCATGACGTTCTAGAACCGTGTAAATTTGATGTGTTTTTGTGA
- the LOC105160410 gene encoding probable membrane-associated kinase regulator 6 isoform X2 encodes MYVYICITVELEKHPLQPTLYIYTLKLQKETRFFLPFFYVTYQTAPMETTLQSPSIESFSYSWLANLKPSSFEDSLIASIDPSDHDEASFIEMDPRLPPSKRFIRVSSDFGFDFPVSDSPLGLVHADELISNGFLVPLFVKDMKMDRFEVEDDYHTSTASTSSSTQKTGRVRCASLRRCQRLSKRFFEKYLKFLLRPLFYRRHRGHQFESGNMRMSTNRNWEFSAATSPRTSLAYSADDNWRRSCDSESSIYEAVLHCKRTQD; translated from the exons ATGTATGTGTACATATGCATTACGGTAGAGCTAGAAAAGCATCCTTTACAACCAaccttgtatatatataccttaaaACTCCAGAAAGAGACTCGGTTTTTTCTCCCATTCTTTTACGTGACCTATCAAACAGCTCCCATGGAAACTACTCTGCAGTCTCCCTCCATAGAGAGTTTCTCATATAGTTGGCTGGCTAACTTAAAGCCCTCATCGTTCGAGGACTCGTTAATAGCCTCCATTGACCCATCTGATCATGATGAAGCTTCTTTCATAGAAATGGATCCAAGATTGCCACCCTCCAAGAGATTCATCAGAGTTTCTTCTGATTTTGGTTTCGACTTCCCCGTCTCCGACTCCCCATTAGGCCTTGTTCATGCTGATGAGCTCATTTCCAATGGCTTCCTCGTGCCTCTCTTTGTCAAGGACATGAAAATGGATCGGTTTGAGGTTGAAGACGACTATCACACGTCCACAGCTTCCACCTCTTCATCAACTCAGAAAACGGGACGTGTTCGTTGTGCATCGTTGAGGAGGTGCCAAAGATTGTCGAAACGGTTCTTTGAGAAGTACTTGAAGTTTCTGTTAAGGCCTCTCTTCTACAGACGGCACCGAGGACATCAGTTTGAGAGTGGCAATATGAGAATGAGCACAAACAGGAACTGGGAATTCTCTGCTGCAACATCTCCTAGAACTAGTTTAGCTTATTCTGCTGATGATAACTGGCGCAGGTCTTGTGATTCTGAGAGCTCAATCTATGAAGCTGTGCTCCACTGCAAGAGAACTCAGG ATTGA
- the LOC105160409 gene encoding G-type lectin S-receptor-like serine/threonine-protein kinase At5g24080 isoform X3, with translation MSENGNFILYGPDQLIAWQSFSHPSDTLLPGQPLTVSLELKSSKSQSDGGYYTLKMLQQPTSLSLALTYNLPVAVETETESAYTNFSYWSGPEISNVTGDVLAVLDERGSFGIVYGSSADGAVYVYKNDNDSGGLSSAINRTSSPLVLRRLILENNGNLRLYRWDNDVNGSRQWVPEWAAVSKPCDIAGICGNGICNLDRSKTNASCTCLPGTSKVGNGAQCSGNSSLTGKCGPHHENLTSRFKISVVQQTNYYFSDSSVIANYSDIETVSKCGDACLSDCECVASVYGLNEEKAYCWVLRSLEFGAYEDPGSTLFVKVESNGSSTTEGGTRKEGDSSDGLDGKKGKVLVLPIVLSMTVLLGLLFCLLYINVHRKKSLKKALENSLIVSGAPVSFSYRDLQYRTSNFSNLLGTGGFGSVYKGSLSDGTLVAVKKLDRVLPHGQKEFVTEVNTISSMHHMNLVRLCGYCSEGSQRLLVYEFMKNGSLDRWIFPSYTGRESPDRLLDWSTRFHVAVGTAQGIAYFHEQCRNRIIHCDIKPENILLDENFCPKVSDFGLAKLMGREASHVVTMVRGTRGYLAPEWVSNRPITVKADVYSYGMLLLEIIGGRRNLDMTYDAEDFFYPGWAFKEMTNGTPTKVADRRLEGAVDEEELVRALKVAFWCIQDEIGMRPTMGEVVKMLEGSVDINMPPMPQTVLELIEEGLDHVYKAMKREFNQFSSFTITTHPSSHATCSYSTMSPR, from the exons ATGTCTGAAAACGGCAACTTCATATTGTACGGCCCGGATCAACTGATAGCATGGCAGAGCTTCTCTCATCCCTCGGATACACTCCTACCAGGACAACCGCTGACAGTTTCTCTAGAGCTCAAGTCTTCCAAGTCCCAATCAGACGGCGGATACTACACGCTGAAGATGTTGCAGCAGCCAACTTCACTCAGCCTTGCCTTAACCTATAATCTGCCGGTGGCTGTTGAAACGGAGACAGAGTCTGCTTATACAAACTTCTCCTATTGGTCGGGACCCGAGATATCGAATGTAACAGGGGATGTTCTGGCTGTTTTGGATGAACGGGGAAGTTTTGGAATCGTGTATGGATCGTCGGCGGATGGAGCGGTTTACGTGTACAAGAATGACAACGACAGTGGAGGTTTATCCTCAGCAATAAACAGAACTAGCAGTCCATTAGTTCTGAGGAGATTGATTCTTGAGAATAATGGGAATCTCCGTTTGTATCGATGGGACAACGATGTGAATGGGTCGAGGCAATGGGTGCCCGAGTGGGCTGCCGTTTCTAAACCATGTGATATTGCTGGAATCTGTGGCAATGGAATATGTAATCTTGATAGAAGCAAGACTAATGCATCTTGCACATGCTTGCCAGGGACTTCCAAAGTGGGAAATGGTGCTCAGTGTTCAGGGAATTCATCTCTGACAGGAAAATGTGGACCGCATCATGAAAATTTAACGTCCCGGTTCAAGATTTCGGTGGTTCAGCAAACCAATTACTATTTTTCGGATTCATCGGTTATAGCAAATTATAGCGATATCGAGACGGTGTCTAAGTGTGGCGATGCCTGCTTGTCAGATTGTGAGTGTGTTGCTTCTGTTTACGGGCTTAACGAGGAAAAGGCGTATTGTTGGGTTTTGAGGAGCTTGGAATTTGGAGCATATGAGGATCCGGGGTCGACCTTATTCGTGAAGGTCGAGTCTAACGGCTCTTCAACTACAGAGGGTGGGACGAGAAAGGAAGGCGATTCTTCTGATGGATTGGACGGGAAAAAGGGGAAGGTTCTTGTGCTTCCTATTGTTTTAAGCATGACTGTCCTATTAGGCCTCCTCTTTTGCTTATTATACATCAACGTTCATAGAAAGAAATCATTGAAGAAAGCCCTTGAGAATTCCTTAATTGTATCAGGGGCTCCAGTCAGTTTCAGCTACCGTGATTTACAGTATAGGACTAGTAACTTCTCGAATTTACTTGGAACAG GTGGATTTGGCAGTGTATACAAGGGAAGCCTGAGCGACGGGACGCTGGTTGCAGTGAAGAAGCTTGACCGAGTTTTGCCCCATGGGCAGAAGGAATTCGTTACTGAGGTTAACACTATTAGCTCTATGCATCACATGAACTTGGTTCGGTTGTGTGGATACTGCTCAGAGGGTTCACAAAG GCTTCTAGTCTACGAGTTCATGAAAAACGGGTCGTTGGACAGGTGGATATTTCCTTCATATACTGGTCGAGAGTCTCCTGACAGGCTGCTGGATTGGTCTACTCGTTTTCATGTAGCCGTTGGTACTGCACAAGGGATTGCATATTTCCATGAGCAATGCAGGAATAGGATAATACACTGTGACATCAAGCCGGAAAACATTCTGTTGGATGAGAATTTCTGCCCAAAAGTGTCTGATTTTGGGCTGGCTAAGTTGATGGGACGAGAGGCCTCACACGTGGTAACGATGGTAAGAGGGACGAGAGGCTACTTAGCCCCCGAGTGGGTTAGCAATCGTCCCATTACTGTGAAAGCTGATGTTTATAGTTATGGGATGCTGCTCTTAGAGATTATAGGTGGAAGGAGAAATCTAGATATGACTTATGATGCTGAAGACTTCTTTTACCCTGGATGGGCTTTCAAG GAAATGACAAATGGAACACCGACAAAAGTTGCAGACAGAAGGCTCGAAGGAGCAGTGGACGAAGAAGAGCTTGTTAGAGCTCTGAAAGTTGCATTCTGGTGCATTCAGGATGAGATTGGTATGAGGCCAACGATGGGCGAGGTCGTGAAGATGTTGGAAGGATCAGTGGACATAAACATGCCACCAATGCCACAGACCGTCTTGGAGTTGATTGAAGAAGGTTTGGATCATGTGTACAAGGCAATGAAGAGAGAGTTCAATCAGTTCAGTTCCTTCACCATCACCACTCATCCATCCTCTCATgcaacttgtagttattccACAATGTCTCCAAGATAA
- the LOC105160409 gene encoding G-type lectin S-receptor-like serine/threonine-protein kinase At5g24080 isoform X1, with the protein MGLLLSGFPRWIRERISFTWGYGLRNFRVIGPLFGLLICVYNFMANHSFCLNNLNRNSPVSKDAVLEFNTNGNLVLNDGGATIWTSNTTTSGVETAFMSENGNFILYGPDQLIAWQSFSHPSDTLLPGQPLTVSLELKSSKSQSDGGYYTLKMLQQPTSLSLALTYNLPVAVETETESAYTNFSYWSGPEISNVTGDVLAVLDERGSFGIVYGSSADGAVYVYKNDNDSGGLSSAINRTSSPLVLRRLILENNGNLRLYRWDNDVNGSRQWVPEWAAVSKPCDIAGICGNGICNLDRSKTNASCTCLPGTSKVGNGAQCSGNSSLTGKCGPHHENLTSRFKISVVQQTNYYFSDSSVIANYSDIETVSKCGDACLSDCECVASVYGLNEEKAYCWVLRSLEFGAYEDPGSTLFVKVESNGSSTTEGGTRKEGDSSDGLDGKKGKVLVLPIVLSMTVLLGLLFCLLYINVHRKKSLKKALENSLIVSGAPVSFSYRDLQYRTSNFSNLLGTGGFGSVYKGSLSDGTLVAVKKLDRVLPHGQKEFVTEVNTISSMHHMNLVRLCGYCSEGSQRLLVYEFMKNGSLDRWIFPSYTGRESPDRLLDWSTRFHVAVGTAQGIAYFHEQCRNRIIHCDIKPENILLDENFCPKVSDFGLAKLMGREASHVVTMVRGTRGYLAPEWVSNRPITVKADVYSYGMLLLEIIGGRRNLDMTYDAEDFFYPGWAFKEMTNGTPTKVADRRLEGAVDEEELVRALKVAFWCIQDEIGMRPTMGEVVKMLEGSVDINMPPMPQTVLELIEEGLDHVYKAMKREFNQFSSFTITTHPSSHATCSYSTMSPR; encoded by the exons ATGGGACTTTTGCTTTCGGGTTTTCCCCGGTGGATTCGAGAAAGGATCAGTTTCACTTGGGGGTATGGTTTGCGCAACTTCCGGGTGATCGGACCCTTGTTTGGTCTGCTGATAT gtgtatataattttatggcCAACCATTCATTTTGTCTCAATAATCTAAATAGAAATTCTCCAGTCAGCAAAGATGCAGTCTTGGAGTTCAACACCAACGGCAACCTCGTCCTCAACGATGGCGGCGCCACCATCTGGACATCAAACACCACTACTTCCGGAGTCGAAACGGCTTTCATGTCTGAAAACGGCAACTTCATATTGTACGGCCCGGATCAACTGATAGCATGGCAGAGCTTCTCTCATCCCTCGGATACACTCCTACCAGGACAACCGCTGACAGTTTCTCTAGAGCTCAAGTCTTCCAAGTCCCAATCAGACGGCGGATACTACACGCTGAAGATGTTGCAGCAGCCAACTTCACTCAGCCTTGCCTTAACCTATAATCTGCCGGTGGCTGTTGAAACGGAGACAGAGTCTGCTTATACAAACTTCTCCTATTGGTCGGGACCCGAGATATCGAATGTAACAGGGGATGTTCTGGCTGTTTTGGATGAACGGGGAAGTTTTGGAATCGTGTATGGATCGTCGGCGGATGGAGCGGTTTACGTGTACAAGAATGACAACGACAGTGGAGGTTTATCCTCAGCAATAAACAGAACTAGCAGTCCATTAGTTCTGAGGAGATTGATTCTTGAGAATAATGGGAATCTCCGTTTGTATCGATGGGACAACGATGTGAATGGGTCGAGGCAATGGGTGCCCGAGTGGGCTGCCGTTTCTAAACCATGTGATATTGCTGGAATCTGTGGCAATGGAATATGTAATCTTGATAGAAGCAAGACTAATGCATCTTGCACATGCTTGCCAGGGACTTCCAAAGTGGGAAATGGTGCTCAGTGTTCAGGGAATTCATCTCTGACAGGAAAATGTGGACCGCATCATGAAAATTTAACGTCCCGGTTCAAGATTTCGGTGGTTCAGCAAACCAATTACTATTTTTCGGATTCATCGGTTATAGCAAATTATAGCGATATCGAGACGGTGTCTAAGTGTGGCGATGCCTGCTTGTCAGATTGTGAGTGTGTTGCTTCTGTTTACGGGCTTAACGAGGAAAAGGCGTATTGTTGGGTTTTGAGGAGCTTGGAATTTGGAGCATATGAGGATCCGGGGTCGACCTTATTCGTGAAGGTCGAGTCTAACGGCTCTTCAACTACAGAGGGTGGGACGAGAAAGGAAGGCGATTCTTCTGATGGATTGGACGGGAAAAAGGGGAAGGTTCTTGTGCTTCCTATTGTTTTAAGCATGACTGTCCTATTAGGCCTCCTCTTTTGCTTATTATACATCAACGTTCATAGAAAGAAATCATTGAAGAAAGCCCTTGAGAATTCCTTAATTGTATCAGGGGCTCCAGTCAGTTTCAGCTACCGTGATTTACAGTATAGGACTAGTAACTTCTCGAATTTACTTGGAACAG GTGGATTTGGCAGTGTATACAAGGGAAGCCTGAGCGACGGGACGCTGGTTGCAGTGAAGAAGCTTGACCGAGTTTTGCCCCATGGGCAGAAGGAATTCGTTACTGAGGTTAACACTATTAGCTCTATGCATCACATGAACTTGGTTCGGTTGTGTGGATACTGCTCAGAGGGTTCACAAAG GCTTCTAGTCTACGAGTTCATGAAAAACGGGTCGTTGGACAGGTGGATATTTCCTTCATATACTGGTCGAGAGTCTCCTGACAGGCTGCTGGATTGGTCTACTCGTTTTCATGTAGCCGTTGGTACTGCACAAGGGATTGCATATTTCCATGAGCAATGCAGGAATAGGATAATACACTGTGACATCAAGCCGGAAAACATTCTGTTGGATGAGAATTTCTGCCCAAAAGTGTCTGATTTTGGGCTGGCTAAGTTGATGGGACGAGAGGCCTCACACGTGGTAACGATGGTAAGAGGGACGAGAGGCTACTTAGCCCCCGAGTGGGTTAGCAATCGTCCCATTACTGTGAAAGCTGATGTTTATAGTTATGGGATGCTGCTCTTAGAGATTATAGGTGGAAGGAGAAATCTAGATATGACTTATGATGCTGAAGACTTCTTTTACCCTGGATGGGCTTTCAAG GAAATGACAAATGGAACACCGACAAAAGTTGCAGACAGAAGGCTCGAAGGAGCAGTGGACGAAGAAGAGCTTGTTAGAGCTCTGAAAGTTGCATTCTGGTGCATTCAGGATGAGATTGGTATGAGGCCAACGATGGGCGAGGTCGTGAAGATGTTGGAAGGATCAGTGGACATAAACATGCCACCAATGCCACAGACCGTCTTGGAGTTGATTGAAGAAGGTTTGGATCATGTGTACAAGGCAATGAAGAGAGAGTTCAATCAGTTCAGTTCCTTCACCATCACCACTCATCCATCCTCTCATgcaacttgtagttattccACAATGTCTCCAAGATAA
- the LOC105160409 gene encoding G-type lectin S-receptor-like serine/threonine-protein kinase At5g24080 isoform X2, which produces MGLLLSGFPRWIRERISFTWGYGLRNFRVIGPLFGLLIFSKDAVLEFNTNGNLVLNDGGATIWTSNTTTSGVETAFMSENGNFILYGPDQLIAWQSFSHPSDTLLPGQPLTVSLELKSSKSQSDGGYYTLKMLQQPTSLSLALTYNLPVAVETETESAYTNFSYWSGPEISNVTGDVLAVLDERGSFGIVYGSSADGAVYVYKNDNDSGGLSSAINRTSSPLVLRRLILENNGNLRLYRWDNDVNGSRQWVPEWAAVSKPCDIAGICGNGICNLDRSKTNASCTCLPGTSKVGNGAQCSGNSSLTGKCGPHHENLTSRFKISVVQQTNYYFSDSSVIANYSDIETVSKCGDACLSDCECVASVYGLNEEKAYCWVLRSLEFGAYEDPGSTLFVKVESNGSSTTEGGTRKEGDSSDGLDGKKGKVLVLPIVLSMTVLLGLLFCLLYINVHRKKSLKKALENSLIVSGAPVSFSYRDLQYRTSNFSNLLGTGGFGSVYKGSLSDGTLVAVKKLDRVLPHGQKEFVTEVNTISSMHHMNLVRLCGYCSEGSQRLLVYEFMKNGSLDRWIFPSYTGRESPDRLLDWSTRFHVAVGTAQGIAYFHEQCRNRIIHCDIKPENILLDENFCPKVSDFGLAKLMGREASHVVTMVRGTRGYLAPEWVSNRPITVKADVYSYGMLLLEIIGGRRNLDMTYDAEDFFYPGWAFKEMTNGTPTKVADRRLEGAVDEEELVRALKVAFWCIQDEIGMRPTMGEVVKMLEGSVDINMPPMPQTVLELIEEGLDHVYKAMKREFNQFSSFTITTHPSSHATCSYSTMSPR; this is translated from the exons ATGGGACTTTTGCTTTCGGGTTTTCCCCGGTGGATTCGAGAAAGGATCAGTTTCACTTGGGGGTATGGTTTGCGCAACTTCCGGGTGATCGGACCCTTGTTTGGTCTGCTGATAT TCAGCAAAGATGCAGTCTTGGAGTTCAACACCAACGGCAACCTCGTCCTCAACGATGGCGGCGCCACCATCTGGACATCAAACACCACTACTTCCGGAGTCGAAACGGCTTTCATGTCTGAAAACGGCAACTTCATATTGTACGGCCCGGATCAACTGATAGCATGGCAGAGCTTCTCTCATCCCTCGGATACACTCCTACCAGGACAACCGCTGACAGTTTCTCTAGAGCTCAAGTCTTCCAAGTCCCAATCAGACGGCGGATACTACACGCTGAAGATGTTGCAGCAGCCAACTTCACTCAGCCTTGCCTTAACCTATAATCTGCCGGTGGCTGTTGAAACGGAGACAGAGTCTGCTTATACAAACTTCTCCTATTGGTCGGGACCCGAGATATCGAATGTAACAGGGGATGTTCTGGCTGTTTTGGATGAACGGGGAAGTTTTGGAATCGTGTATGGATCGTCGGCGGATGGAGCGGTTTACGTGTACAAGAATGACAACGACAGTGGAGGTTTATCCTCAGCAATAAACAGAACTAGCAGTCCATTAGTTCTGAGGAGATTGATTCTTGAGAATAATGGGAATCTCCGTTTGTATCGATGGGACAACGATGTGAATGGGTCGAGGCAATGGGTGCCCGAGTGGGCTGCCGTTTCTAAACCATGTGATATTGCTGGAATCTGTGGCAATGGAATATGTAATCTTGATAGAAGCAAGACTAATGCATCTTGCACATGCTTGCCAGGGACTTCCAAAGTGGGAAATGGTGCTCAGTGTTCAGGGAATTCATCTCTGACAGGAAAATGTGGACCGCATCATGAAAATTTAACGTCCCGGTTCAAGATTTCGGTGGTTCAGCAAACCAATTACTATTTTTCGGATTCATCGGTTATAGCAAATTATAGCGATATCGAGACGGTGTCTAAGTGTGGCGATGCCTGCTTGTCAGATTGTGAGTGTGTTGCTTCTGTTTACGGGCTTAACGAGGAAAAGGCGTATTGTTGGGTTTTGAGGAGCTTGGAATTTGGAGCATATGAGGATCCGGGGTCGACCTTATTCGTGAAGGTCGAGTCTAACGGCTCTTCAACTACAGAGGGTGGGACGAGAAAGGAAGGCGATTCTTCTGATGGATTGGACGGGAAAAAGGGGAAGGTTCTTGTGCTTCCTATTGTTTTAAGCATGACTGTCCTATTAGGCCTCCTCTTTTGCTTATTATACATCAACGTTCATAGAAAGAAATCATTGAAGAAAGCCCTTGAGAATTCCTTAATTGTATCAGGGGCTCCAGTCAGTTTCAGCTACCGTGATTTACAGTATAGGACTAGTAACTTCTCGAATTTACTTGGAACAG GTGGATTTGGCAGTGTATACAAGGGAAGCCTGAGCGACGGGACGCTGGTTGCAGTGAAGAAGCTTGACCGAGTTTTGCCCCATGGGCAGAAGGAATTCGTTACTGAGGTTAACACTATTAGCTCTATGCATCACATGAACTTGGTTCGGTTGTGTGGATACTGCTCAGAGGGTTCACAAAG GCTTCTAGTCTACGAGTTCATGAAAAACGGGTCGTTGGACAGGTGGATATTTCCTTCATATACTGGTCGAGAGTCTCCTGACAGGCTGCTGGATTGGTCTACTCGTTTTCATGTAGCCGTTGGTACTGCACAAGGGATTGCATATTTCCATGAGCAATGCAGGAATAGGATAATACACTGTGACATCAAGCCGGAAAACATTCTGTTGGATGAGAATTTCTGCCCAAAAGTGTCTGATTTTGGGCTGGCTAAGTTGATGGGACGAGAGGCCTCACACGTGGTAACGATGGTAAGAGGGACGAGAGGCTACTTAGCCCCCGAGTGGGTTAGCAATCGTCCCATTACTGTGAAAGCTGATGTTTATAGTTATGGGATGCTGCTCTTAGAGATTATAGGTGGAAGGAGAAATCTAGATATGACTTATGATGCTGAAGACTTCTTTTACCCTGGATGGGCTTTCAAG GAAATGACAAATGGAACACCGACAAAAGTTGCAGACAGAAGGCTCGAAGGAGCAGTGGACGAAGAAGAGCTTGTTAGAGCTCTGAAAGTTGCATTCTGGTGCATTCAGGATGAGATTGGTATGAGGCCAACGATGGGCGAGGTCGTGAAGATGTTGGAAGGATCAGTGGACATAAACATGCCACCAATGCCACAGACCGTCTTGGAGTTGATTGAAGAAGGTTTGGATCATGTGTACAAGGCAATGAAGAGAGAGTTCAATCAGTTCAGTTCCTTCACCATCACCACTCATCCATCCTCTCATgcaacttgtagttattccACAATGTCTCCAAGATAA